Proteins from a single region of Mytilus trossulus isolate FHL-02 chromosome 2, PNRI_Mtr1.1.1.hap1, whole genome shotgun sequence:
- the LOC134707552 gene encoding syntaxin-6-like, producing the protein MSLEDPFFVVRDEVQKALQSATSLYERWSELINNPKSVSKEEYDWTTNELRNSLRSIDWDLEDLEETIDIVEKNLKKFKIDESELEDRRSFIRRTRVSVKSMKDNLSSKQTKGKDETNVRQALLSNGPNRPHDKYTRLDQEMERSNQRYIEDTSQQQQLIMRTQDDNMDLISKSVGSLKNMSQQIGSELEEQNVMLDEFHTEMDHTESRMDVTMKKLAKVMHMSNDKRQWCGIFVLIGILIVIIIFFFVL; encoded by the exons ATGTCGCTCGAGGATCCATTCTTTGTTGTCAGAGA TGAAGTACAGAAGGCCTTGCAATCTGCCACAAGTCTATATGAAAGATGGAGTGAGTTAATTAATAACCCTAAGAGTGTATCTAAGGAAGAATATGATTGGACAACTAATGAATTGAGGAACAGTTTGCGGAGTATAGATTGGGACCTGGAAGATCTAGAAGAAACCATTG ATATTGTtgagaaaaatttgaaaaagtttaaaatagaTGAATCAGAACTTGAAGACAGAAGATCGTTTATCAGAAGGACAAGAGTCTCTGTAAAG TCAATGAAGGATAATTTATCAAGTAAACAGACCAAGGGGAAAGATGAAACTAATGTGAGACAg GCATTGCTTAGTAATGGACCAAATAGACCTCATGACAAATACACACGGTTAGACCAGGAAATGGAGAGGTCCAATCAGCGATATATAGAGGACACATCTCAACAACAACAG TTGATCATGAGAACACAAGATGACAACATGGATCTTATCAGCAAAAGTGTTGGATCTTTGAAGAACATGAGTCAACAAATAGGCAGCGAATTAGAGGAGCAAAATGT TATGTTAGACGAGTTCCATACAGAAATGGATCATACAGAAAGTAGAATGGACGTCACAATGAAGAAATTGGCTAAAGTTATGCATATGTCAAATG